A part of Olleya sp. Bg11-27 genomic DNA contains:
- a CDS encoding deoxyguanosinetriphosphate triphosphohydrolase, translating into MNWEQLLSLKRFGDTNKRLRKEEDETRLGFEVDYDRVIFSSEFRSLQDKTQVIPLSNTDFVHTRLTHSLEVSVVGRSLGRKVGQKILEKHPHLQNIHGYLPNDFGAIVASAALAHDIGNPPFGHSGEKAIGEFFISGEGQHYKEQLTDKEYQDLCDFEGNANGFKIATQSRAGREGGLRLTYATLGAFTKYPKESLPKKPTKHIADKKYGFFQTEKEAFKDVAEELGLVKRGSEDDFSFSRHPLAFLVEAADDICYTIIDFEDGINLGLIQEEYALEYLINLVRHSINTEKYHKLTNTKDRVSYLRALAINTLINEAVSIFMDNEELILNGEFSIGLLDKSKYEAQINDIIKLSIDKVYQSKDVVDKEIAGYQILNTLLQTYSKAVNNNYTGKVSNYDKLILKGLPSTSDFKTDRLYVRLLNVCHFVSLMSDSQAIIEYKKIKGFSL; encoded by the coding sequence ATGAATTGGGAACAGTTACTCTCTTTAAAGCGCTTTGGCGATACTAATAAAAGATTAAGAAAAGAAGAAGATGAAACACGTTTAGGGTTTGAAGTTGATTATGATCGTGTTATCTTTTCTTCGGAGTTTAGAAGTCTACAGGACAAAACACAAGTAATACCATTATCTAATACCGATTTTGTACATACTAGATTAACACACAGTTTAGAGGTTAGTGTTGTTGGACGCTCTTTAGGGAGAAAAGTAGGTCAGAAGATTTTAGAAAAGCACCCACATCTTCAAAATATTCATGGTTATTTACCAAATGACTTTGGTGCTATTGTTGCATCTGCTGCTTTAGCACATGATATTGGTAATCCTCCTTTTGGACATTCTGGTGAAAAAGCTATTGGCGAATTTTTTATTTCAGGAGAGGGACAGCATTATAAAGAGCAGTTAACGGATAAGGAATATCAGGATCTTTGCGATTTTGAAGGTAATGCCAATGGTTTTAAAATTGCGACACAGAGCAGAGCTGGGCGTGAAGGAGGTCTTAGATTGACGTATGCAACATTAGGTGCTTTTACAAAGTACCCTAAAGAGTCTTTGCCTAAAAAACCAACAAAGCATATAGCAGATAAGAAATATGGTTTTTTTCAAACAGAAAAAGAGGCGTTTAAAGATGTGGCTGAAGAATTAGGTTTGGTTAAGCGAGGTAGTGAAGACGATTTTAGTTTTTCTCGTCATCCATTAGCTTTTTTAGTTGAAGCAGCGGATGATATATGTTATACTATAATAGATTTTGAAGACGGAATTAATTTAGGATTGATTCAAGAAGAATATGCCTTAGAGTATCTTATTAATTTAGTTAGACATTCAATTAATACTGAAAAATATCATAAACTTACTAATACCAAAGACAGAGTAAGTTATTTGAGGGCTTTAGCAATTAATACGTTAATTAATGAAGCGGTATCTATTTTTATGGATAATGAAGAGTTAATTTTAAATGGTGAGTTTAGTATCGGTCTTTTGGATAAGAGTAAATATGAAGCTCAAATTAATGATATTATTAAATTAAGTATTGATAAGGTATATCAGTCTAAAGATGTTGTAGATAAAGAAATTGCAGGATACCAAATTTTAAACACATTATTACAGACGTATAGTAAGGCAGTGAATAACAATTATACAGGTAAGGTTTCGAACTACGATAAGTTAATATTAAAGGGGTTACCTTCAACTTCAGACTTTAAAACGGATAGATTATATGTTAGGTTACTTAATGTTTGTCATTTTGTGTCACTGATGAGTGATAGTCAGGCTATTATCGAATATAAGAAAATTAAAGGGTTTAGTTTATGA
- a CDS encoding multidrug transporter, with product MKKQIILGLALVSMVFSCSTDDTSDIVINDNSVTNNNSGGGTTDPATIYLSGTYTEDLTLDANNTYKLNGSLIMTSGTTLTIPPCMTIKALSSGADVYIAISQGAKIIANGTADCPIVFTSDASSPAAGDWGGLILLGKAPINSVTGTNTATSEIASLPYGGNTANDNSGSLSYVRVEYSGGAADGQSENNGFSFYGVGNATSVNYIQAYAGKDDGIEFFGGTVNASYISVINAEDDSVDWTEGFSGTLNNVYISNRASDDKAIEADGYNTDFSNATGIFSKPTVNNVTIVGAGSANSSEAVRLRAGTQGLFSNIMITGYGEGFDLDDLDTGNGVVSDDLQVTGVTFVDVTDKVKNDTTVSFTDADFFTAEGTATGTDYSTWGAGWTIN from the coding sequence ATGAAAAAACAAATAATTTTAGGCTTAGCATTAGTATCTATGGTATTCTCATGCTCTACAGACGACACGTCTGATATTGTAATAAACGACAATAGCGTAACAAACAACAACTCTGGAGGAGGTACAACAGACCCTGCTACTATTTACTTATCTGGTACGTATACTGAAGACTTAACTTTAGATGCTAACAATACATACAAACTTAATGGGTCTCTAATTATGACTAGTGGTACAACATTAACGATTCCACCCTGTATGACTATTAAGGCATTATCTTCTGGAGCTGATGTTTACATCGCAATATCTCAAGGTGCTAAAATAATAGCAAATGGTACTGCTGATTGCCCTATAGTATTTACTTCTGACGCTTCAAGTCCTGCTGCTGGAGATTGGGGTGGACTAATTTTATTAGGTAAAGCACCAATAAATTCTGTTACCGGAACAAATACGGCTACTTCAGAAATTGCTAGTTTACCTTATGGTGGTAATACTGCAAATGATAATTCTGGTTCTTTAAGTTATGTACGTGTAGAGTATTCTGGTGGTGCTGCTGATGGACAATCTGAAAATAATGGATTTTCTTTTTACGGCGTTGGAAATGCAACGTCTGTAAACTACATTCAAGCTTACGCTGGAAAAGATGATGGTATCGAGTTTTTCGGAGGTACAGTTAACGCTAGTTACATTTCAGTTATCAATGCAGAAGATGATTCTGTAGACTGGACAGAAGGTTTCTCTGGAACTTTAAACAACGTATATATCTCAAACAGAGCTTCTGATGATAAAGCGATTGAAGCAGATGGTTACAATACAGATTTTAGTAATGCAACTGGTATATTCTCTAAGCCAACAGTAAACAATGTAACTATTGTTGGAGCAGGATCTGCTAATTCTTCTGAAGCGGTAAGATTAAGAGCTGGAACACAAGGTCTATTTAGTAATATAATGATTACAGGATACGGTGAAGGTTTTGACTTAGACGATTTAGATACTGGTAACGGTGTTGTAAGTGACGATCTACAAGTAACAGGAGTTACTTTTGTAGACGTAACAGATAAAGTCAAAAACGACACAACCGTATCATTTACAGATGCTGACTTTTTTACTGCAGAAGGCACGGCTACTGGTACCGACTACTCTACTTGGGGAGCAGGTTGGACAATCAACTAA
- a CDS encoding thrombospondin type 3 repeat-containing protein: MKKKITILTLCVLGCVALFTLSGIDDVEIIEQTETRNIHKQNLESSPFKDVLKLSKPERRAAGLTPNKYYEQEWELTMNPILGRPTAENLKQIKADQQLKRQAFLASGRVPGDGIDTDWLERGPNNVGGRTRAIMFDPNDTTNETLFAGGVSGGLWKNTNISNEDSSWIRVDIDGNLAVSCITYDPNNTNVFYLGTGESYVSGDVNGDGVWKSEDAGVSWTKVFGGISGPTTFESASNITINSPASIAGDFLSYPTVAFGTETLVVLTADLILANDTSLADPVLGCTTFGGDATGKIAVIRRGDCNFDDKVRFAEDAGAIGVIMMNNVAGTPIPMGGDDATITIPSVMISKEDGDLLEAAILSGVTNGALNPSTDTFTGNLVPGIQFVNDIKVRDNAGVSEVFVAAGDSFYSAANATTYLTGPEFGLYKSTDEGVSWSELSLPLTVDGNKHCPNDIEIGADNKLWVSTTNSTIFGDGGGEVLSSMDGSTFTMSHTVTDASRTQIAVSQSDPSILYILAQGSGTDPVIMEKTIDGFVTTTSMSLPNDVDTGIDANDFTRGQAYYDLMLEVDPNNDQIIYAGGIDLFKSSDAGDAWDQISKWSNNNILSGLNKPLVHADQHAMTFANGSSTIMAFGNDGGVYYSGNDGVAIGSRNKDFNTSQFYSVGVAPTTAFAGDYFAGGLQDNGTQLFEDANTTQADASQEAYGGDGAYTFFDQDGTDQYFVRNYVYNSGVNVYNFATNTNVVINNETESNGAFINPQALDSNLDILYSNYSSGANSIIRRYSGIKSSSTLEETDITDPEMDSTPTAFTVSPYTTTTSTLLVGTILGDIFLVENADGATPTFTELDLSNVIVGSVSDLEFGTSEDEIFLTIHNYGVQSIWYTNDGGAVWQEKEGDLPDMPVKTILQNPLNTNEVIIGTDLGVWSTNNFADASPNWNQAFNGMTNVKVTDLDLRDDNMVFAATYGRGIFSGEFKQDNNGDEDGDGVLNGVDNCIYTANADQADADGDGVGDVCQDTDNDGVLDSEDNCINTANADQADADGNGVGDVCQDDDGDGVFADVDNCLDIANPGQEDVNGNGIGDTCDTSYANVDNISLEIISETCQDQDNGVVIVRVNETFVTYIATVVGNGVNLSEVFTTSSFTFEDLAVGSYTVCVTVDGTTYEQCFEINIEEADVIDLQIVNNNNDSGITYIEVSRGTAPYTVVFNGEVVQITSTPNFELELIGSGELEIKTAKACEGTYKTSIENTFNIIASPNPVINNLKITLPNSVTQSEIGVHVFDVNGRLVIDKNYMRGGANFIEVPFSNLNKGIYFIKLDVDTSEVFKIIKK; encoded by the coding sequence ATGAAAAAGAAAATTACTATCCTAACGTTATGCGTTTTAGGTTGTGTTGCTTTATTTACTTTATCTGGGATAGATGATGTTGAAATAATAGAGCAGACAGAGACTAGAAACATACACAAACAGAACCTAGAAAGCAGTCCGTTTAAAGACGTTCTTAAATTAAGTAAGCCCGAAAGAAGAGCAGCAGGTCTTACGCCTAATAAGTATTACGAACAAGAGTGGGAGTTGACAATGAATCCTATTTTAGGAAGGCCAACTGCAGAAAATTTAAAACAAATTAAGGCTGACCAACAATTAAAGAGGCAAGCTTTCTTAGCATCAGGTAGAGTGCCTGGTGATGGTATTGATACCGATTGGTTGGAAAGAGGTCCTAATAATGTAGGAGGAAGGACAAGAGCGATAATGTTTGATCCCAATGACACAACTAATGAAACACTTTTTGCTGGGGGAGTTAGTGGAGGTTTATGGAAAAATACAAATATTTCAAATGAAGATTCAAGTTGGATTAGAGTTGATATTGATGGAAATTTAGCTGTTAGTTGTATTACTTATGATCCAAATAATACAAATGTATTTTATTTAGGTACGGGAGAGTCGTATGTTTCGGGAGACGTCAACGGTGATGGTGTATGGAAGTCGGAAGATGCTGGTGTTTCTTGGACTAAAGTGTTTGGAGGTATATCTGGTCCAACAACTTTTGAATCTGCATCAAACATTACAATAAATTCACCTGCTAGTATCGCAGGAGATTTCTTGTCCTATCCAACAGTAGCTTTTGGGACAGAGACATTAGTAGTATTAACTGCAGACTTAATTTTAGCGAATGATACTTCTCTTGCTGATCCAGTTTTAGGATGTACGACCTTTGGAGGAGATGCTACAGGTAAGATAGCTGTAATAAGAAGGGGGGATTGTAACTTTGATGATAAAGTGAGATTTGCAGAAGATGCTGGAGCAATCGGTGTAATAATGATGAATAATGTTGCTGGTACACCAATTCCAATGGGTGGAGATGATGCAACAATTACAATACCATCCGTAATGATTTCTAAAGAGGATGGTGATTTACTTGAGGCTGCAATTTTATCAGGAGTAACTAATGGGGCTTTAAACCCATCTACAGATACTTTTACAGGTAATTTAGTGCCAGGGATTCAATTTGTAAATGATATAAAAGTAAGAGATAATGCAGGAGTTTCAGAGGTGTTTGTAGCGGCAGGAGATAGTTTTTACAGTGCAGCAAATGCAACAACTTATTTAACAGGGCCTGAATTTGGATTGTATAAATCTACTGATGAGGGAGTTAGTTGGAGTGAATTGAGTTTGCCATTAACAGTAGATGGTAATAAACACTGTCCTAATGATATTGAAATTGGAGCCGATAATAAGCTATGGGTATCCACAACTAATAGTACTATTTTTGGTGATGGAGGAGGAGAGGTCTTAAGTTCTATGGATGGTAGTACTTTTACTATGAGCCATACGGTTACTGATGCTTCAAGAACTCAAATCGCTGTTTCTCAATCGGACCCAAGTATTCTTTATATATTAGCTCAGGGTAGTGGTACTGATCCTGTTATCATGGAAAAGACTATTGATGGTTTTGTAACTACGACTTCAATGAGTCTTCCTAATGATGTCGATACGGGTATCGATGCTAATGATTTTACAAGAGGTCAAGCTTATTACGATTTAATGCTAGAAGTTGATCCTAATAATGATCAAATCATTTATGCTGGGGGTATTGATTTATTTAAATCTTCAGATGCAGGGGATGCTTGGGACCAGATATCTAAATGGTCTAACAATAATATTCTTTCAGGATTAAATAAACCACTCGTACATGCTGATCAACACGCAATGACTTTTGCGAATGGGTCATCAACAATAATGGCATTTGGTAATGATGGAGGTGTGTACTATTCCGGTAATGATGGTGTTGCTATAGGTAGTAGAAATAAGGATTTTAATACTTCGCAATTTTACTCGGTTGGTGTAGCACCAACAACTGCCTTTGCTGGGGATTATTTTGCAGGTGGACTGCAGGATAATGGAACACAATTATTTGAAGACGCTAATACAACTCAGGCCGATGCTTCACAGGAAGCTTATGGAGGAGATGGTGCATATACCTTTTTTGATCAAGATGGTACAGATCAATATTTTGTAAGAAACTATGTTTATAATTCAGGAGTAAATGTATATAACTTTGCAACAAATACAAACGTGGTTATTAATAATGAAACGGAGTCTAATGGCGCTTTTATTAATCCACAAGCGCTAGATTCGAACTTAGATATTTTGTATTCTAATTATTCGTCAGGTGCAAACAGTATCATTAGACGATATTCTGGGATTAAATCTTCTTCAACTTTAGAAGAAACAGACATAACGGATCCAGAAATGGATTCTACACCTACAGCATTTACAGTTTCGCCTTATACAACGACAACTTCCACTCTTTTAGTCGGGACAATTTTAGGGGACATATTTCTTGTAGAAAATGCAGATGGAGCAACACCAACGTTTACGGAGTTGGATTTGAGTAATGTTATCGTAGGTAGTGTTTCTGATTTAGAATTTGGTACATCAGAGGATGAGATATTTTTAACTATTCACAATTATGGTGTTCAAAGTATTTGGTATACTAATGATGGAGGTGCTGTTTGGCAAGAAAAAGAAGGTGATTTACCTGATATGCCAGTCAAAACTATTTTACAAAACCCATTAAATACAAATGAAGTTATTATAGGGACAGATTTAGGTGTTTGGTCTACTAATAATTTTGCAGATGCTAGTCCAAACTGGAATCAAGCTTTTAATGGAATGACAAATGTTAAAGTAACAGATTTAGATTTACGAGATGATAATATGGTGTTTGCAGCAACTTATGGTCGCGGTATTTTCTCTGGTGAGTTTAAACAGGATAACAATGGAGATGAAGATGGTGATGGTGTCTTAAATGGTGTAGATAATTGTATTTATACCGCTAATGCCGATCAAGCTGATGCGGATGGTGATGGTGTTGGGGATGTTTGTCAAGACACAGATAATGATGGTGTTTTGGATAGTGAAGATAATTGTATCAATACCGCTAATGCTGATCAAGCTGATGCAGATGGAAATGGTGTGGGAGATGTGTGTCAAGATGATGATGGTGATGGTGTGTTTGCAGATGTAGATAATTGTTTAGACATTGCTAATCCAGGCCAAGAAGACGTAAATGGTAATGGGATTGGAGATACTTGTGACACAAGTTATGCAAATGTTGATAATATTTCTTTAGAAATTATTTCAGAAACTTGTCAAGATCAAGACAATGGAGTTGTTATCGTTCGTGTTAATGAAACTTTTGTAACATATATTGCTACTGTTGTTGGAAATGGAGTGAATTTGTCAGAGGTATTTACAACAAGCTCATTCACTTTTGAAGATCTTGCAGTAGGTTCTTATACTGTTTGCGTAACAGTGGATGGTACAACTTATGAGCAATGTTTTGAAATTAATATTGAGGAAGCAGATGTTATTGACTTACAAATTGTAAATAACAATAATGATTCTGGTATTACTTATATAGAAGTTAGTAGAGGTACCGCACCTTATACAGTTGTTTTTAACGGAGAAGTAGTACAAATTACTAGTACTCCTAATTTTGAATTAGAACTTATTGGTTCTGGTGAATTAGAAATTAAAACAGCAAAAGCTTGTGAGGGAACTTATAAAACATCGATTGAAAACACGTTTAATATAATAGCAAGTCCAAACCCAGTAATTAATAATCTTAAAATTACCTTACCAAACTCTGTTACTCAGTCAGAAATAGGGGTTCATGTTTTTGATGTCAATGGTAGATTGGTAATTGATAAAAATTACATGAGAGGTGGAGCGAATTTCATTGAGGTGCCTTTTTCGAATTTAAATAAAGGAATTTATTTTATTAAATTAGATGTCGATACTTCAGAGGTTTTTAAAATTATAAAAAAATAA
- the dxs gene encoding 1-deoxy-D-xylulose-5-phosphate synthase — protein MQNKLLHTIDSPEQLRLLKQDDLPILAIELRAFIINIVATKEGHLGASLGVIELTIALHYVFNTPKDQLVWDVGHQAYGHKILTGRRDNFESNRQLGGLSGFPNRSESPFDTFGVGHSSTSISAALGMAIASNLKGDFDTQHIAVIGDASIASGMAFEGLNHAGVTDANLLVILNDNAIGIDPSVGALKQYLTNVKKGTEKQDNIFEALNFDYSGPIDGHDLPLLISELERLKKVKGPKFLHVITTKGKGLRQAEENQVTYHAPGKFNKDTGELNPKSDIKQPPKYQDVFGHTIVELAKQNEKIIGITPAMPTGSSLKYMMEQMPERAFDVGIAEQHAVTFAAGLATQGMIPFCNIYSTFLQRAYDQVIHDVALQNLSVIFCLDRAGLVGEDGATHHGVYDIAYLRCVPNLILFAPRNEIELRNIMYTAQLGLEQPIAIRYPRGRGTTLDWQQPFSKIEIGKGQRLKKGTKIAIVSIGSIAKNITEAFDLLEDMTAFSHYDLRFIKPLDIAMLHEVFKSHDTIITIEDASIIGGFGSAIAEFSATHNYKNKLIRKGISDQFIEHGTVLELQESMGLDPISLGLFLKKMTD, from the coding sequence GTGCAAAACAAACTCTTACATACCATTGATTCTCCAGAACAACTTCGCTTATTAAAACAAGACGATTTACCTATTCTGGCTATAGAGCTACGTGCTTTTATAATTAATATCGTCGCCACTAAAGAAGGGCATTTAGGTGCTAGTCTTGGCGTAATCGAACTAACTATTGCTTTACATTATGTATTCAACACACCAAAAGACCAACTCGTTTGGGACGTTGGACATCAAGCCTATGGGCATAAAATATTAACCGGTAGACGCGATAATTTTGAAAGTAATAGACAACTTGGAGGCCTAAGTGGTTTTCCTAACAGATCAGAGAGTCCGTTTGACACTTTTGGTGTTGGTCACTCCTCTACCTCTATTTCGGCTGCCTTAGGTATGGCAATTGCTTCTAATTTAAAAGGTGATTTTGACACACAACATATTGCTGTAATTGGAGATGCCTCTATAGCTAGCGGAATGGCTTTTGAAGGCTTAAATCACGCAGGAGTTACAGATGCCAACCTCTTGGTTATTTTAAACGACAATGCTATTGGTATTGACCCAAGTGTTGGTGCGTTAAAACAATATTTAACTAACGTAAAAAAAGGCACAGAAAAGCAAGACAATATTTTTGAAGCTTTAAATTTTGATTATTCTGGACCAATAGATGGTCATGATTTACCGCTTTTAATTTCAGAACTTGAACGACTAAAAAAGGTTAAAGGACCAAAATTCCTGCACGTTATTACAACTAAAGGCAAAGGGTTACGTCAAGCAGAAGAAAATCAAGTTACTTACCATGCGCCTGGAAAATTTAATAAAGACACAGGGGAACTAAACCCAAAATCAGACATAAAACAACCACCTAAATATCAAGATGTTTTTGGGCACACCATCGTTGAGTTAGCAAAACAAAACGAAAAAATTATTGGAATTACTCCTGCCATGCCGACAGGTAGTTCTTTAAAATATATGATGGAGCAAATGCCTGAGCGTGCTTTTGATGTCGGTATTGCAGAACAACATGCGGTTACTTTTGCTGCTGGATTAGCCACTCAAGGCATGATTCCTTTTTGCAATATCTACTCCACCTTTTTACAACGTGCTTACGACCAAGTTATACATGATGTTGCTTTACAAAACCTGTCTGTTATATTCTGTTTAGATCGCGCTGGTTTAGTAGGAGAAGATGGTGCAACACATCATGGTGTTTACGACATCGCTTATTTACGATGCGTACCAAACCTCATCTTGTTTGCACCCAGAAATGAAATTGAGCTACGAAACATTATGTATACTGCACAATTGGGATTAGAACAACCTATCGCTATTAGATATCCTAGAGGACGTGGTACAACTTTAGATTGGCAGCAACCATTTTCTAAAATTGAAATAGGAAAAGGTCAACGTCTTAAAAAAGGAACTAAAATCGCAATAGTATCTATAGGAAGTATTGCTAAAAATATAACGGAAGCTTTTGATTTATTGGAAGACATGACTGCTTTCTCACACTATGACCTACGTTTTATAAAGCCTTTGGACATAGCAATGCTTCATGAGGTCTTTAAATCTCATGATACTATAATCACCATTGAAGACGCTTCAATTATTGGTGGTTTTGGTAGTGCTATTGCTGAATTTTCAGCGACACACAACTATAAGAATAAGTTGATTAGAAAAGGTATTTCGGATCAATTTATAGAACATGGTACTGTCCTAGAGTTACAGGAATCTATGGGGTTAGACCCAATAAGTTTGGGTTTATTTCTAAAAAAAATGACAGACTAA
- a CDS encoding TonB-dependent receptor, translating to MKKLTYLFFTLFSAITFAQTGSISGTLTDKEFNNESLAYANILLKGTTKGTTSDNAGQYTFSDLNPGTYNVEFSFVGYETQTISATVQAGQVTEINVVMSASAAALDEVILETVTTKRESETALLLEQKKAVEIKQIIGAEELSRKGVSDAAGAVAKISGVSKQEGSSNVYVRGLGDRYLNTTMNGLSLPSNDVNKKNIDLNLFSSDVIQNVSISKAYASQFYGDFAAGNVDITSKEHKGRSFAEAFSGTGINTNAIDKNFVRSEGTGYFGFYGRGEHNPFAIVLSHGVDPVNVDTPINVSYGASGGSSFNFENGSRLSFFLTGGFENNYEYREGKSVDFSTVEKKAFEAAEEYEYSTTTTAMANLNYKINSDNRLSFNSIFINSSSDEVGYFGTDGNGRNRDAILNTDKGFYQQNIQFDQTKIFVNQLIGNHKSGDFELDWGFGYNKVFSDQPDRKRFSVENYDYALDNDPTTNPTFYSNVVFDNQRYFQKIEDDEYNGRVNLAYAVNDNLKLNFGYNGRNKTRQFSNVRYGYDIVENGYQITDVNNFDSVFNLSNLNLNTGDSGLYEIKVLKPYPTLSNTNRPGLNENTYNGALNIYAGYVDAEIKAGEKWLFVPGVRLESFEQSIDYNVINLGNNGEDSKISKETFVLPSINIKYSLTEDQNLRFSASKTVSTPEFKEIAPFVYEDVSTRIGGNPDVLGYSNVLNLDLKYEWFFSRSEVFSLGAFTKQIEDPINLVVVGDATGTQRYVRTGDKATVYGVEVELRKNILIDDNDNTNLSFGVNATYMHTQQDLYTTIDGTFDLAFNKTEDELQGASPFILNADISYSPVFENYKPVANLVFSYFSDRIDALGSGDLGNIVEKSVPTLDFIWKNTISDNFEINLSAKNLLNPAIQYVREDQNQGDVLVVSANGKGVTDYKRGLNIGLQLKYKF from the coding sequence ATGAAAAAACTTACATACCTATTTTTTACTCTATTCAGCGCAATTACTTTCGCTCAAACAGGATCTATCTCTGGAACTCTAACAGACAAGGAGTTTAACAACGAATCTTTAGCTTATGCTAACATATTACTAAAAGGAACCACTAAAGGCACAACATCCGACAATGCTGGTCAATATACATTCTCAGACCTAAATCCAGGAACGTATAATGTCGAGTTTAGTTTTGTTGGTTACGAAACACAAACGATCTCTGCAACTGTGCAAGCAGGCCAAGTCACAGAAATTAATGTTGTTATGAGTGCAAGTGCTGCTGCTTTAGACGAAGTTATACTTGAAACTGTAACAACAAAACGAGAAAGTGAAACGGCGCTTTTATTAGAACAAAAAAAAGCAGTAGAAATCAAACAAATCATCGGAGCTGAAGAGTTATCAAGAAAAGGGGTCAGCGATGCTGCTGGTGCGGTTGCAAAAATATCTGGGGTCTCTAAACAAGAAGGTTCTAGTAATGTATATGTCCGTGGTCTTGGTGACAGATACTTAAACACTACCATGAATGGTCTATCATTACCATCTAACGATGTTAACAAAAAGAATATTGATTTAAATTTATTTTCGTCAGACGTTATTCAAAATGTATCAATAAGCAAAGCTTACGCTTCTCAATTTTATGGAGATTTCGCTGCAGGTAATGTTGATATAACCTCAAAAGAGCATAAAGGCAGATCTTTTGCAGAGGCTTTTTCAGGCACAGGCATAAACACTAACGCTATTGACAAAAATTTTGTCAGAAGCGAAGGTACTGGTTACTTCGGATTTTATGGAAGAGGAGAGCACAATCCTTTTGCTATCGTTTTATCACATGGCGTAGATCCCGTAAATGTAGACACTCCTATTAATGTATCTTACGGTGCCTCAGGAGGTAGTTCTTTCAATTTTGAAAATGGATCAAGATTAAGTTTCTTTTTAACTGGAGGTTTTGAAAATAATTACGAATATAGAGAAGGTAAATCTGTAGATTTTTCGACTGTAGAGAAAAAAGCTTTTGAAGCAGCAGAAGAATATGAGTACTCTACAACCACAACTGCTATGGCCAACTTAAACTATAAGATAAATAGTGACAACCGCTTAAGTTTTAACTCTATATTCATTAACAGCTCTTCAGACGAAGTCGGTTATTTTGGTACAGACGGAAACGGTAGAAACAGAGATGCTATTCTTAATACTGACAAAGGATTTTACCAACAAAACATACAGTTTGACCAAACAAAAATATTTGTAAACCAATTAATAGGAAACCACAAATCTGGCGATTTTGAGTTAGACTGGGGGTTTGGTTACAACAAAGTATTTTCTGACCAACCAGACAGAAAACGTTTTAGTGTAGAAAATTATGATTACGCCCTAGATAATGACCCAACAACAAATCCAACATTTTACAGTAATGTGGTTTTTGATAACCAACGCTACTTCCAAAAAATTGAGGATGACGAATACAATGGACGTGTAAATCTAGCTTATGCAGTTAATGATAATCTAAAATTAAACTTTGGATATAATGGTCGTAATAAAACAAGACAATTTAGTAATGTTAGATATGGTTACGATATCGTGGAAAATGGTTATCAAATTACAGATGTCAATAACTTCGACTCAGTATTTAACTTAAGCAACTTAAATTTAAATACTGGTGATTCTGGATTATATGAAATCAAAGTTTTAAAACCATATCCTACATTATCTAACACCAACAGACCTGGACTTAATGAAAACACCTATAACGGAGCGTTAAATATTTACGCAGGCTATGTTGACGCAGAAATTAAAGCTGGAGAAAAATGGCTATTTGTACCAGGTGTAAGATTAGAAAGCTTTGAACAAAGTATAGATTACAATGTTATTAACTTAGGTAATAACGGAGAAGACTCTAAAATATCTAAAGAGACATTTGTACTACCAAGCATTAACATCAAATACAGCTTAACCGAAGATCAAAATCTTAGATTCTCAGCAAGTAAAACGGTTTCGACTCCTGAGTTTAAAGAAATAGCACCATTTGTATACGAAGATGTATCCACACGTATTGGAGGGAATCCTGATGTGCTTGGTTATTCTAATGTTTTGAATTTAGACTTAAAGTACGAATGGTTTTTTAGCAGAAGTGAAGTCTTTTCGCTAGGTGCATTTACAAAACAGATTGAAGACCCAATTAACTTAGTCGTTGTAGGAGATGCGACAGGAACACAACGCTATGTAAGAACAGGTGACAAAGCAACAGTGTATGGTGTCGAAGTCGAATTAAGAAAAAATATTTTAATAGATGACAATGACAATACTAATCTATCTTTTGGTGTTAATGCGACTTACATGCACACACAACAAGATTTATATACAACTATAGATGGAACTTTTGATCTGGCTTTTAATAAAACAGAAGACGAACTACAAGGTGCCTCTCCATTTATTTTAAATGCAGATATCAGCTACTCTCCAGTTTTTGAGAACTACAAACCTGTTGCCAACTTAGTGTTTTCATATTTTTCTGATAGAATCGACGCTTTAGGTTCTGGAGACCTTGGAAACATTGTTGAAAAAAGCGTCCCAACATTAGACTTCATCTGGAAAAACACTATCAGCGATAATTTTGAAATCAACCTTAGTGCTAAAAACTTACTAAACCCAGCAATACAATACGTAAGAGAAGATCAAAATCAAGGAGATGTTTTAGTTGTCTCAGCTAACGGAAAAGGAGTAACAGATTATAAAAGAGGATTAAATATAGGATTACAACTTAAATATAAATTTTAA